In Helianthus annuus cultivar XRQ/B chromosome 9, HanXRQr2.0-SUNRISE, whole genome shotgun sequence, the following are encoded in one genomic region:
- the LOC110874947 gene encoding protein SHI RELATED SEQUENCE 1 isoform X2, with protein MRQAGYAFGGDYFGDGGGRDGNGGVSCQDCGNQAKKDCQHMRCRTCCRSRGFPCETHVKSTWVPAAKRRERHQQLSLSTQEQNSSNQQLSLMIASGGDGGGEHNLKRFREERQHHHHVRGGVAVPTTNLQNTASGFPFPAEVSSPAMFRRVRVSGMDETNEQMAYQTAISVGGHVFNGILYDHGPDQGQYSHPVGESSSTTGNQHQDVNLITSGTTTTSSNSIYQAVTIIDPSSVYPTPLCAFIPGTQFFPPPRS; from the exons ATGAGGCAAGCGGGTTACGCGTTTGGTGGAGATTACTTCGGAGATGGAGGTGGGAGAGATGGGAATGGCGGAGTGAGTTGTCAAGATTGCGGGAACCAAGCGAAGAAGGACTGCCAACACATGAGATGTAGAACTTGCTGCCGGAGCCGTGGGTTTCCATGTGAAACCCACGTCAAAAGCACATGGGTTCCAGCTGCCAAACGTCGCGAACGCCATCAACAACTCTCTTTGTCGACTCAAGAACAGAATTCAAGTAATCAGCAACTTAGTCTGATGATTgcaagtggtggtgatggtggtggtgaacaTAATCTGAAGAGATTTCGTGAGGAACGTCAACACCATCACCATGTCCGTGGTGGTGTGGCCGTTCCTACAACGAATCTTCAGAATACTGCTTCAG GGTTTCCATTTCCGGCGGAAGTAAGTTCTCCAGCGATGTTTCGACGCGTTAGAGTGAGTGGAATGGACGAAACGAACGAGCAGATGGCGTATCAGACTGCCATTAGCGTCGGAGGACATGTTTTCAACGGAATTCTGTATGATCATGGCCCAGATCAGGGTCAATACAGCCATCCCGTTGGAGAGAGTTCCTCCACCACTGGTAATCAACATCAAGACGTTAATCTCATTACGTCGGGCACGACGACCACCAGTAGCAACAGCATTTATCAAGCTGTCACCATTATTGACCCTTCATCCGTGTATCCAACTCCGCTTTGTGCTTTCATCCCGGGTACGCAATTTTTTCCACCACCAAGATCTTGA
- the LOC110874947 gene encoding protein SHI RELATED SEQUENCE 1 isoform X1, which produces MRQAGYAFGGDYFGDGGGRDGNGGVSCQDCGNQAKKDCQHMRCRTCCRSRGFPCETHVKSTWVPAAKRRERHQQLSLSTQEQNSSNQQLSLMIASGGDGGGEHNLKRFREERQHHHHVRGGVAVPTTNLQNTASELGFPFPAEVSSPAMFRRVRVSGMDETNEQMAYQTAISVGGHVFNGILYDHGPDQGQYSHPVGESSSTTGNQHQDVNLITSGTTTTSSNSIYQAVTIIDPSSVYPTPLCAFIPGTQFFPPPRS; this is translated from the exons ATGAGGCAAGCGGGTTACGCGTTTGGTGGAGATTACTTCGGAGATGGAGGTGGGAGAGATGGGAATGGCGGAGTGAGTTGTCAAGATTGCGGGAACCAAGCGAAGAAGGACTGCCAACACATGAGATGTAGAACTTGCTGCCGGAGCCGTGGGTTTCCATGTGAAACCCACGTCAAAAGCACATGGGTTCCAGCTGCCAAACGTCGCGAACGCCATCAACAACTCTCTTTGTCGACTCAAGAACAGAATTCAAGTAATCAGCAACTTAGTCTGATGATTgcaagtggtggtgatggtggtggtgaacaTAATCTGAAGAGATTTCGTGAGGAACGTCAACACCATCACCATGTCCGTGGTGGTGTGGCCGTTCCTACAACGAATCTTCAGAATACTGCTTCAG AACTAGGGTTTCCATTTCCGGCGGAAGTAAGTTCTCCAGCGATGTTTCGACGCGTTAGAGTGAGTGGAATGGACGAAACGAACGAGCAGATGGCGTATCAGACTGCCATTAGCGTCGGAGGACATGTTTTCAACGGAATTCTGTATGATCATGGCCCAGATCAGGGTCAATACAGCCATCCCGTTGGAGAGAGTTCCTCCACCACTGGTAATCAACATCAAGACGTTAATCTCATTACGTCGGGCACGACGACCACCAGTAGCAACAGCATTTATCAAGCTGTCACCATTATTGACCCTTCATCCGTGTATCCAACTCCGCTTTGTGCTTTCATCCCGGGTACGCAATTTTTTCCACCACCAAGATCTTGA